GCGCCTACGGCGGGATCAGCAGCATTCCGACCACGTTCATCATCGGGCCCGACGGAGCGGTGAAGGAGCGGATGGTGGGCGCGCATCCCCTGGACGATTACCTGGCCGCGGCCCGGCGCGCCAAGCAGGCGGCGACGGGAACGTAGCGGAAAGGCGGGACCGTGTCCCCCTTGAAGAAGAAACTCATCGTCGTGGGCGACAGGCTGCTCGTGCGGCCCGAGAGCGGCGAGGAGAAGACCAACACGGGTCTGTACCTGCCGGCGACGGCCCTGAGCGCCCGCACCGCGCAGAGCGGCTGGGTCGTGACGGTCGGTCCGGGCATTCCCCTGCCCGAACTGGCGGACGAGACCCTTGAGCCCTGGCAGACCCGCGACGCCGCGCCGCGTTACGTACCCCTGCAGGCCCAGGAGGGGGATTTCGTGCTCTTCGTGCGCAAGGCGGCCGTGGAGATCACCTTCGAGGGCAAGCAGTACCTGATCGTGCCGAATTCGGCCGTGCTGGTGCTGGTGCGCGACGACTGGGAGGATTCTCCCGGCTTCGACGGGGACGGTGGCGAGGACTGAGGCGGTCTGCCAGGAACGGTAAAAAAGAAGAAGCCCCTGATCACGTTGCGAACCCGTGATCAGGGGCTTATACCGTTCGTTTTTTATCATTTCCTCAATTAGATACATGAATGAACACTGCCCCAAATGACCAGAGGGCTTTCCCGTCTGTAAAGCCTGTTGACAGCGGGCGGCCTCAAAAGTGTTTGGCGGAACTCCTCATTGCGTCGCCTAATGGCTCTCAATCTTGTAGGTTCGGGATTCGCCTCCTTAGCAGTGTACCAAGCAAATAAAGGGGTTACGGCGATAGTCGTGGCCCCTTTTCTATGTTGGTGGCTGCCGTAGGGCTACTGATGCGCCGCTTCCTTGAACCGTCGCCGGCTGTGCTATACTTGCCGTATATCGCCCACGGCCAACAACCCGAAATGGAGTACGTCATGCGTGAAAGCACGGCCAGGGCATTCATGTTCACAGGCATCGGGATCTCGACGATGGTTATCAGAATCCTGGTTATTCTCGCTCTTGTTCCGATCGTCCTAGTCATTTCTGGGATTCCCGGTCGGGCAGCAGAGCCCATCGACGTCCATTGCCTCGTCTACCTAGACGAAAATGAGGACGGACAGCATCAGCCGCAGGAGCCGGGCCTGCCGGGTGTGCGAGTCACAAATGGGGTCGATGTTCTTTCCACTGACGCCATGGGCTCGGTGGATCTGCAAGTGGACCCGGACGATTACAGGTTCGTCACGATGACGATTTCATCCGGCTATTGGCCGACCGATGCCTGGTATCATCGCCTCGACAGTACCACCAGCCGGGCGGATACTGTCCGCTTCGGTCTGAGGCCGGCACCTGAGCTGAGCGGGAACTCCTTCCGCTGGATTCATATCGCCGACACCCAGATCAACTCGCTTATGTACTATCCACTCGCCG
This genomic stretch from bacterium harbors:
- a CDS encoding co-chaperone GroES family protein, encoding MSPLKKKLIVVGDRLLVRPESGEEKTNTGLYLPATALSARTAQSGWVVTVGPGIPLPELADETLEPWQTRDAAPRYVPLQAQEGDFVLFVRKAAVEITFEGKQYLIVPNSAVLVLVRDDWEDSPGFDGDGGED